A portion of the Fusobacterium nucleatum genome contains these proteins:
- a CDS encoding tRNA1(Val) (adenine(37)-N6)-methyltransferase, translated as MLKDDEIIEKLDEKFEIIQKVGGYKYGEDTILLFKLFQASLNKKNIKLLDIGTGNGILPILLSDNEFLSELIGIDIQKENIERANKALKLNRIEKNIQFECMDVKEYKKSNYFDVIISNPPYMDDNGKKINENEHKAISRHEIKLSLSELISNAKRLLKPIGLLYFIHRTHRLVEIIKTLDKNNFSVKKIIFIYSAQNNKSTMMFVEAIKGKKVKLEIENYYI; from the coding sequence ATGCTAAAAGATGATGAAATTATAGAAAAATTAGATGAAAAATTTGAGATAATTCAAAAAGTTGGAGGTTATAAATATGGAGAAGATACCATATTGCTTTTTAAATTGTTTCAAGCTTCTTTAAATAAAAAAAATATCAAATTATTGGATATAGGAACTGGAAATGGAATATTACCAATACTTTTATCTGATAATGAATTTTTAAGTGAACTTATTGGGATAGATATACAAAAAGAAAATATTGAAAGAGCCAATAAGGCTTTGAAATTAAATAGAATAGAAAAAAATATTCAATTTGAGTGTATGGATGTTAAAGAATATAAAAAATCAAATTATTTTGATGTTATAATTTCTAACCCTCCATATATGGATGACAATGGAAAAAAGATAAATGAGAATGAGCATAAAGCTATATCAAGGCATGAGATTAAATTAAGTTTAAGTGAATTAATTTCTAATGCTAAAAGACTTTTAAAACCTATTGGTTTATTATATTTTATTCATAGAACACATAGATTAGTAGAAATAATAAAAACTTTAGATAAAAATAATTTTTCTGTAAAAAAAATAATTTTTATTTATTCAGCTCAAAATAATAAATCTACTATGATGTTTGTTGAAGCTATTAAAGGAAAAAAAGTAAAATTAGAAATTGAAAATTATTATATATAA
- a CDS encoding KpsF/GutQ family sugar-phosphate isomerase: MLDTEIIEIAKNIYDTEIKSLELRMNKLSENFVKVVRKIYDCKGKVVVTGIGKTGIIGKKISATFASTGTTSIFMNSTEGLHGDLGIINPEDIVLAISNSGESDEILAIMPAIKNIGACIIAMTGNINSRLAKASDLYINTHVEEEGCPINLAPMSSTTNALVMGDALAGCLMKLKNFSPQNFAMYHPGGSLGRKLLTRVGNLMKTGEALALCKADTSMEEIVILMSEKKLGVVCVMNDENNILIGIITEGDIRRALSHKEEFFKLKAKDIMTTKYTKVDKEEMATQALSIMEDRPHQINVLPVFDNDKFVGVIRIHDLLKVR; this comes from the coding sequence ATGTTAGATACAGAAATTATAGAAATTGCTAAAAATATTTATGACACTGAAATTAAATCATTAGAATTGAGAATGAATAAATTATCAGAAAATTTTGTTAAGGTAGTAAGAAAAATATATGATTGTAAAGGAAAAGTTGTAGTTACAGGTATAGGAAAAACAGGAATAATTGGGAAGAAAATATCTGCAACTTTTGCTTCAACAGGTACAACAAGTATATTTATGAATTCAACAGAGGGCTTACATGGAGATTTAGGAATTATCAATCCTGAAGACATAGTTTTAGCTATTTCAAATAGTGGAGAAAGTGATGAAATTCTTGCAATAATGCCAGCAATAAAAAATATAGGAGCATGTATAATTGCAATGACAGGAAATATTAATTCAAGACTTGCAAAGGCTTCTGACCTATATATAAATACACATGTAGAGGAAGAAGGTTGTCCTATAAATCTTGCACCAATGTCATCTACAACTAATGCACTTGTAATGGGGGATGCTCTTGCAGGTTGCCTTATGAAACTTAAGAACTTTTCTCCACAAAATTTTGCAATGTATCATCCAGGAGGAAGTTTAGGAAGAAAATTACTGACAAGAGTTGGAAATTTAATGAAAACTGGAGAAGCACTTGCTCTTTGTAAAGCTGATACAAGCATGGAAGAGATAGTAATCCTAATGAGTGAAAAAAAACTTGGTGTAGTTTGTGTAATGAATGATGAAAATAATATATTAATTGGAATTATAACTGAAGGAGATATAAGAAGAGCATTAAGTCATAAAGAAGAATTTTTTAAATTAAAAGCTAAGGATATAATGACAACAAAATATACTAAGGTTGATAAAGAAGAAATGGCAACACAAGCTTTATCAATAATGGAAGATAGACCACATCAAATTAATGTACTTCCTGTATTTGACAATGATAAGTTTGTAGGAGTTATAAGAATACATGATTTATTGAAAGTTAGGTAA
- a CDS encoding histidine phosphatase family protein — translation MGKLILIRHGQTEMNAQSLYFGKLNPPLNDLGISQAYQAREKLLNIDYDNIYSSPLERAKQTAEICNYLDKDIVYDSNLEEINFGIFEGLTFKEISEKYPVEVKKMKEDWKEYNYVTGESPKEMLQRAVSFLEILDYTKNNLIVAHWGIINSIISYFISGNLDSYWKFKIQNASIVIFEGNFEFSYLTKLD, via the coding sequence ATGGGAAAATTAATTTTAATTAGACATGGTCAAACAGAAATGAATGCACAAAGTTTATATTTTGGAAAGTTAAATCCTCCTTTAAATGACTTAGGAATAAGTCAAGCTTATCAAGCAAGAGAAAAGCTTTTAAATATAGATTATGATAATATTTACTCTAGTCCTTTAGAAAGAGCAAAGCAAACAGCAGAAATTTGTAACTATTTGGATAAGGATATAGTATATGATTCTAATTTAGAGGAAATAAATTTTGGAATTTTTGAAGGTCTAACATTTAAAGAGATATCAGAAAAATATCCAGTTGAAGTAAAAAAAATGAAGGAAGATTGGAAAGAATATAACTATGTAACAGGAGAAAGTCCAAAAGAAATGCTTCAAAGAGCAGTTTCTTTCTTGGAAATTTTGGATTATACAAAAAATAACCTTATTGTTGCACATTGGGGAATAATTAATTCTATAATAAGTTATTTTATTTCTGGAAACTTAGATAGTTATTGGAAGTTCAAAATACAGAATGCTTCCATTGTAATTTTTGAAGGAAATTTTGAGTTTAGTTATTTAACCAAATTAGATTAG
- a CDS encoding uracil-DNA glycosylase yields the protein MDEISELWEDLKFEAGSIGNELLPKDRQEVYIGMGDRNADILFVGNDPKLYLAEDYKVESKSSGAFLIRLLDVVEYLPETYYITTLSKREIKIKNFNEEERKKLIDLLFMQILLISPKIVVFLGKEVAQLIENKEIDFDNERGQFKKWRGDIETYLTYDVETVIKARNDSGKKAAIALNFLNDMKNIKERLNNDE from the coding sequence ATGGACGAAATATCAGAATTATGGGAAGACTTAAAATTTGAAGCTGGAAGTATTGGAAATGAACTATTACCCAAAGATAGACAAGAAGTATATATTGGAATGGGAGATAGAAATGCAGACATTCTATTTGTTGGAAATGACCCAAAGCTTTATTTAGCAGAAGACTATAAGGTTGAAAGTAAGTCAAGTGGAGCATTTTTAATAAGACTTCTAGATGTTGTTGAGTATTTACCTGAAACATATTATATAACTACACTTAGTAAAAGAGAAATAAAAATAAAAAATTTTAATGAAGAAGAAAGAAAAAAGTTAATAGATTTACTTTTTATGCAAATTTTATTAATTTCTCCAAAAATTGTTGTCTTTCTTGGAAAAGAAGTTGCACAACTAATTGAAAATAAAGAAATTGATTTTGATAATGAAAGAGGTCAATTCAAAAAATGGAGAGGAGATATTGAAACTTATTTAACTTATGATGTTGAAACTGTTATCAAAGCTAGAAATGATAGTGGTAAAAAAGCAGCTATTGCTCTTAATTTTTTAAATGATATGAAAAATATAAAAGAGAGGTTAAATAATGATGAATAA
- a CDS encoding 5-formyltetrahydrofolate cyclo-ligase produces the protein MNKKEARTLIKERRMNLSKEYIDVASDKIFEKLLQNEDFKNVKTVMSYMDFKNEVKTDRINTFIKNSGKILVLPKVVDKETMIVIEDKNQYIVSPFGNKEPDGEEYKGSIDVIITPGVAFDRDKNRVGFGRGYYDRFFVKQPNAKKIAIAFEKQIIDEGIETDKYDKKVDILITEDEIIK, from the coding sequence ATGAATAAAAAAGAAGCTAGAACTTTAATAAAAGAAAGAAGAATGAATTTATCTAAAGAATATATTGATGTTGCTAGTGATAAAATATTTGAAAAATTACTACAAAATGAAGATTTTAAAAATGTCAAAACTGTTATGAGTTATATGGACTTTAAAAATGAAGTAAAAACAGATAGAATAAATACTTTCATAAAGAATTCTGGGAAAATTTTAGTTCTACCAAAAGTTGTTGATAAAGAAACAATGATTGTGATAGAAGATAAAAATCAATATATTGTTAGTCCTTTTGGAAATAAAGAGCCTGATGGAGAAGAATACAAAGGAAGCATTGATGTAATTATTACACCAGGGGTTGCTTTTGACAGAGATAAAAATAGAGTGGGTTTTGGTAGAGGATATTATGATAGATTTTTTGTAAAACAACCTAATGCAAAAAAGATTGCAATAGCTTTTGAAAAACAAATAATTGATGAAGGTATTGAAACTGATAAATACGATAAAAAAGTTGATATTTTAATAACTGAAGATGAGATAATAAAATAG
- the cobU gene encoding bifunctional adenosylcobinamide kinase/adenosylcobinamide-phosphate guanylyltransferase codes for MGKIIFFTGGSRSGKSKFAEEYIYENQYKNKIYFATAIAFDKEMQDRIEMHVKRRDNIWKTVEGYKNLVSLVKNDIDNVDVILFDCVTNFVSNYMLMDSEIDWDNVDLSVVHGIEDKIEEETINFLEFVKSKKCDCVFVTNEIGSGLVPDYPLGRYFRDICGRINQLIAKNSDEAYLAVSGIKLKIK; via the coding sequence ATGGGAAAGATTATATTTTTTACTGGTGGTAGCAGAAGTGGAAAAAGTAAATTTGCTGAAGAGTATATTTATGAAAATCAATATAAGAATAAAATTTACTTTGCAACTGCAATAGCTTTTGACAAAGAAATGCAAGACAGAATAGAAATGCATGTTAAAAGAAGAGATAATATTTGGAAGACTGTTGAAGGTTATAAAAATCTAGTATCTCTTGTTAAAAATGATATAGATAATGTAGATGTTATATTATTTGATTGTGTTACAAATTTTGTGTCTAATTATATGCTAATGGATAGTGAAATTGACTGGGATAATGTTGATTTATCTGTTGTACATGGAATTGAGGATAAAATTGAAGAAGAAACAATTAACTTTTTAGAATTTGTGAAGTCAAAAAAATGTGATTGTGTATTTGTAACAAATGAAATTGGTTCAGGACTTGTGCCTGATTATCCTTTGGGTAGATATTTTAGAGATATATGTGGAAGAATTAATCAGCTTATTGCAAAAAATTCTGATGAAGCTTATTTAGCAGTTTCTGGAATAAAATTAAAAATTAAATAA
- a CDS encoding NAD(P)/FAD-dependent oxidoreductase — MKVNISNIIVSITKNQEKEIYRELEKNGISRDNIENLKYLKKSIDSRKKNDIKFIYTLEISLRKNINLEKYSKLSLAKDEIYDKRMPLYPKKEIAVVGTGPAGLFSALRLAELGYIPIVFERGEEVEKRNITTDNFIKTNILNPNSNIQFGEGGAGTYSDGKLNTRIKSEYIEKVFKEFIECGAQEEIFWNYKPHIGTDILRVVVKNLREKIKSLGGKFYFNSLVEDIEVKNNEIKALKILEVDSQKKYTYDIDKVIFAIGHSSRDTYKMLHSKGVAMENKPFAIGVRIEHLRKDIDKMQYGEAVSNPLLEAATYNMAFNNKKETRGTFSFCMCPGGEIVNASSELGASLVNGMSYSTRSGKFSNSAIVVGISEKDYGNQIFSGMYLQEKLEKKNYEIVGTYGAIYQNVIDFMKHKKTTFEIESSYKMKLFSYDINNFFPDYITRNLQSAFENWSKNNLFISERVNLIGPETRTSAPIKILRDLKGESISIKGLFPIGEGAGYAGGIMSAAVDGIKIVDLAFSKKIV, encoded by the coding sequence ATGAAAGTTAATATTAGCAATATAATAGTATCAATTACTAAAAATCAAGAGAAAGAGATATATAGAGAATTAGAAAAAAATGGAATTTCTAGGGATAATATAGAAAATTTAAAATATTTAAAAAAATCTATTGATAGTAGAAAGAAAAATGATATTAAATTTATATATACTTTGGAAATTAGCTTAAGGAAAAATATAAATTTAGAAAAATATTCTAAGTTAAGTTTAGCAAAAGATGAAATTTATGATAAGAGAATGCCACTTTATCCTAAAAAAGAAATTGCTGTTGTGGGGACAGGACCTGCTGGGCTTTTTTCAGCTTTAAGATTGGCAGAATTAGGATATATCCCCATTGTATTTGAAAGAGGAGAAGAAGTAGAAAAAAGAAATATTACAACAGATAATTTTATAAAAACTAATATTCTTAATCCTAATTCAAATATACAATTTGGAGAAGGTGGAGCAGGAACATATTCTGATGGTAAATTAAATACAAGAATTAAAAGTGAGTATATAGAAAAAGTTTTTAAAGAATTTATAGAATGTGGTGCACAAGAAGAAATTTTCTGGAACTATAAACCACATATAGGAACTGATATATTAAGAGTAGTAGTTAAAAATTTAAGAGAAAAAATCAAGTCTTTGGGTGGAAAATTTTATTTTAACTCACTTGTTGAAGATATTGAAGTAAAGAATAATGAAATTAAAGCCTTAAAAATTTTAGAAGTTGATAGTCAAAAAAAATATACTTATGATATAGATAAGGTAATTTTTGCTATTGGACATTCATCAAGGGATACATATAAGATGTTACATTCAAAAGGTGTTGCTATGGAAAATAAACCTTTTGCTATTGGAGTTAGAATTGAGCATTTAAGAAAAGATATAGATAAAATGCAGTATGGAGAAGCTGTTTCAAATCCACTTTTAGAAGCTGCTACTTATAATATGGCTTTTAATAATAAAAAAGAAACAAGAGGAACTTTTTCGTTTTGTATGTGCCCAGGTGGAGAAATTGTAAATGCTTCATCTGAATTGGGAGCATCTCTTGTTAATGGTATGAGTTATTCTACAAGAAGTGGTAAATTTTCAAATTCTGCAATAGTGGTTGGAATATCTGAAAAAGATTATGGCAATCAAATTTTTTCTGGAATGTATTTACAAGAAAAATTAGAGAAAAAGAATTATGAAATTGTTGGAACTTATGGAGCTATTTACCAAAATGTAATAGACTTTATGAAACATAAAAAAACTACTTTTGAAATTGAAAGTAGCTATAAAATGAAATTATTTTCTTATGATATAAATAATTTTTTCCCAGATTATATAACTAGAAATCTTCAATCTGCTTTTGAAAATTGGAGTAAAAATAATCTTTTTATTTCAGAAAGAGTAAACCTAATAGGTCCTGAAACTAGAACATCTGCTCCTATTAAAATCTTAAGAGATTTAAAGGGTGAATCAATTTCAATTAAAGGCTTATTTCCTATTGGTGAGGGAGCAGGTTATGCAGGTGGAATTATGAGTGCTGCTGTTGATGGAATTAAAATTGTAGATTTAGCTTTTAGTAAAAAGATAGTATAA
- the cobT gene encoding nicotinate-nucleotide--dimethylbenzimidazole phosphoribosyltransferase, whose translation MKDKNCLFDLINKIESIDNVSIKKAQTELDRKMKPKDSLGVLEDICKKTAGIYGYPLKKLEKKCHIVVAADNGIIEEGVSSCPIEYTSIVSEAMLNQIACIGIFTKTLGIDLNVVDIGMKNDIKRNYPNLIHKKIRRGTNNFYKERAMSINECLEAIFTGIDIINEKSKDYDMFSNGEMGIANTTTSSALLYSVTRQNIDDIVGRGGGLSDEGLNKKKKVIIEACERYNTFEMDAVEMLASVGGFDLACMLGIYVGAALNKKLILVDGFISSVAALLACSLNKNIQDYLLFTHKSEEPGVNIILDYLKEKTFLNMNMRLGEGTGAVLACPIIDCAIEMINTMKSPEEVYNLFNK comes from the coding sequence ATGAAAGATAAAAATTGTTTATTTGACTTAATAAATAAAATAGAATCTATTGACAATGTCTCTATTAAAAAAGCTCAAACTGAACTTGATAGGAAAATGAAACCTAAGGATAGTTTAGGAGTTTTAGAAGATATTTGTAAAAAAACTGCTGGAATTTATGGTTATCCTTTAAAAAAATTAGAAAAAAAATGTCATATTGTAGTGGCTGCTGATAATGGTATTATTGAAGAAGGAGTTTCATCTTGTCCTATTGAATATACCTCAATAGTTTCTGAAGCTATGTTAAATCAAATAGCTTGTATAGGAATATTTACAAAGACTTTAGGTATAGACTTAAATGTCGTTGATATAGGTATGAAAAATGATATAAAAAGAAATTATCCTAATTTAATTCATAAAAAAATTAGAAGAGGAACAAATAATTTCTATAAAGAAAGAGCTATGTCAATTAATGAATGTTTAGAAGCTATTTTTACTGGTATAGATATAATAAATGAAAAGTCAAAAGATTATGATATGTTTTCAAATGGTGAAATGGGTATAGCCAATACCACAACAAGCTCGGCACTTTTGTATTCAGTAACAAGACAGAATATTGATGATATCGTTGGTAGAGGTGGAGGACTTTCAGATGAAGGTTTAAATAAAAAGAAAAAAGTTATAATTGAAGCCTGCGAAAGATATAATACTTTTGAAATGGATGCAGTTGAAATGTTAGCATCTGTTGGTGGTTTTGATCTAGCTTGTATGCTAGGAATATATGTAGGAGCTGCACTTAATAAAAAACTTATACTTGTTGATGGTTTCATATCATCAGTTGCAGCATTATTAGCTTGTAGCTTAAATAAAAATATTCAAGATTACTTATTATTTACACATAAGAGTGAAGAACCAGGAGTTAACATAATTTTAGATTATTTAAAAGAAAAAACATTTTTAAATATGAATATGAGACTGGGAGAAGGTACAGGAGCAGTCCTTGCTTGTCCTATAATTGATTGTGCAATAGAAATGATAAACACTATGAAAAGTCCAGAGGAAGTATATAATTTATTTAATAAATAG
- a CDS encoding PSP1 domain-containing protein, with the protein MENNIIDVTDINTEVISIDPEKLHTVLIVTFETTKKRYYFEVLGNEIFKKNDKVIVETIRGTELGIASNNPIQMKEKDLVLPIKPVLKLASEREIEIYNLQRKEADDAFIACKEKIQKHQLEMKLVACEYTFDKSKLIFYFTANGRIDFRELVKDLAILFKTRIELRQIGVRDEARILGNIGPCGKELCCKTFINKFDSVSVKMARDQGLVINPTKISGVCGRLLCCINYEYTQYEEALKNFPAVNQIVKTEIGEGKVVSISPLNNFLYVDVRDKGISRFDIKDIKFNRKEASILKNMKTQEEIENKILEKE; encoded by the coding sequence ATGGAAAATAATATTATAGATGTTACAGATATTAACACAGAAGTTATAAGTATAGACCCAGAGAAATTACACACAGTTTTGATTGTTACCTTTGAAACAACTAAAAAAAGGTATTATTTTGAAGTACTTGGAAATGAAATATTTAAGAAGAATGATAAAGTGATAGTGGAAACTATTAGAGGTACAGAATTGGGAATTGCCTCAAATAATCCTATACAAATGAAAGAAAAGGATTTAGTTTTACCTATAAAACCTGTCTTAAAATTAGCAAGTGAAAGAGAAATTGAAATTTATAATTTACAAAGAAAAGAAGCAGATGATGCTTTTATAGCTTGTAAGGAAAAAATTCAAAAACATCAACTTGAAATGAAATTAGTTGCTTGTGAGTATACTTTTGATAAATCAAAATTAATTTTTTACTTTACTGCTAATGGTAGAATAGATTTTAGAGAACTTGTTAAAGATTTAGCAATTCTTTTTAAAACTAGAATAGAGTTAAGACAAATTGGTGTCAGAGATGAAGCTAGAATTTTAGGTAATATCGGTCCTTGTGGGAAAGAATTATGTTGTAAAACTTTTATAAATAAGTTTGATTCTGTATCTGTTAAAATGGCGAGAGATCAAGGACTTGTAATAAATCCTACTAAAATATCAGGAGTTTGTGGTAGACTTTTATGCTGTATAAACTATGAATATACGCAATATGAAGAAGCTCTTAAAAATTTCCCTGCTGTTAATCAAATAGTGAAAACTGAGATAGGAGAAGGAAAAGTTGTAAGTATAAGTCCACTTAACAATTTTCTTTATGTTGATGTGAGAGATAAGGGAATTTCAAGATTTGATATTAAAGATATTAAATTTAATAGAAAAGAAGCAAGTATCTTGAAAAATATGAAAACACAAGAAGAAATAGAAAATAAAATTTTAGAGAAAGAATAA
- the radC gene encoding RadC family protein gives MSEKDNQGHRERIREKFFNNGIDGFAEYEILELLLTYCIPRKDTKPIAKELLNKFKSLDNVFKASFDKLSTIDGLGKNSITFLKLLGELPSIIYKDELKNKKLIDKETLKISNKDILLKYLRNKIGYEEIEKFYVIYLSSSNEVIEFEENSVGTLDRSSVYPREIYKKVINLNAKSIILAHNHPSDNITPSKSDIELTNEIAKGLKNFGALLIEHIIITKNSYFSFLEEGLI, from the coding sequence ATGAGTGAAAAAGATAATCAAGGACATAGAGAAAGAATTAGAGAAAAATTTTTTAATAATGGAATTGATGGCTTTGCAGAATATGAAATCTTAGAATTATTACTTACTTATTGTATACCAAGGAAAGATACAAAGCCAATAGCTAAGGAACTTTTAAATAAGTTTAAAAGTTTAGACAATGTATTTAAAGCAAGTTTTGACAAGTTATCTACTATTGATGGCCTAGGAAAAAATAGTATAACTTTTCTGAAATTATTAGGTGAGTTACCAAGTATTATATATAAAGATGAATTAAAAAATAAAAAGTTAATAGATAAAGAAACATTAAAAATTTCAAATAAAGATATTTTATTAAAATATTTAAGAAATAAAATAGGATATGAAGAAATTGAAAAGTTTTATGTAATTTATTTATCAAGTTCTAATGAAGTAATAGAGTTTGAAGAAAACTCAGTTGGAACTTTGGATAGAAGTTCAGTATATCCAAGAGAAATATATAAAAAAGTTATTAATTTGAATGCTAAATCAATAATTTTAGCACATAATCACCCTTCTGATAATATCACTCCTTCCAAAAGTGATATTGAGCTTACAAATGAAATAGCAAAGGGACTTAAAAATTTTGGAGCATTATTAATAGAACATATAATAATAACAAAAAATTCCTATTTCAGTTTTTTGGAAGAAGGATTAATATAG
- a CDS encoding NAD(P)H-dependent glycerol-3-phosphate dehydrogenase has protein sequence MVKISVIGSGGWGIALAILLHKNGHNLTIWSFDKKEAEELKINRQNKTKLPNILLPEDIKVTDNLKEAVDNKDILVLAVPSKAIRSVSKSLKDIIKDNQIIVNVAKGLEEDTLKTMTDIIEEELKEKNPQVAVLSGPSHAEEVGKGIPTTCVVSAHNKELTLYLQNIFMNPSFRVYTSPDMIGVEIGGALKNVIALAAGIADGLNYGDNTKAALITRGIKEISSLGVAMGGEQSTFYGLTGLGDLIVTCASMHSRNRRAGILLGQGKTLDEAIKEVNMVVEGIYSAKSALMAAKKYNVEIPIIEQVNAVLFENKNAAEAVNELMIRDKKLEIQSW, from the coding sequence ATGGTAAAAATATCAGTTATTGGTTCAGGAGGATGGGGAATAGCATTAGCTATTTTATTACATAAAAATGGACATAACTTAACAATATGGTCTTTTGATAAAAAGGAAGCTGAAGAATTAAAAATAAATAGACAAAATAAAACTAAGTTACCTAATATATTACTTCCAGAAGATATAAAAGTAACTGATAATTTAAAAGAAGCAGTTGATAATAAAGATATTTTGGTGCTTGCAGTTCCTTCAAAAGCAATAAGATCAGTGTCAAAATCTTTAAAAGATATTATCAAAGATAATCAAATTATTGTTAATGTTGCAAAAGGCTTAGAAGAGGATACATTAAAAACTATGACAGATATTATTGAGGAAGAGTTAAAGGAAAAAAATCCTCAGGTAGCAGTTTTATCAGGTCCTAGCCATGCAGAAGAAGTTGGCAAAGGAATACCAACTACCTGTGTTGTATCAGCCCATAATAAAGAACTTACATTATATTTACAAAATATTTTTATGAATCCTAGTTTTAGAGTTTATACAAGCCCTGATATGATAGGTGTAGAAATTGGTGGAGCTTTAAAAAATGTTATTGCTCTTGCTGCTGGAATAGCTGATGGTCTAAATTATGGAGATAACACAAAAGCTGCTCTTATAACTCGTGGAATAAAAGAAATTTCTTCACTGGGTGTTGCTATGGGTGGAGAACAATCTACATTTTATGGACTAACTGGTTTAGGAGATTTAATCGTTACATGTGCAAGTATGCACAGTAGAAATAGAAGAGCAGGTATCTTATTAGGACAAGGAAAAACACTAGATGAAGCGATAAAAGAAGTTAATATGGTAGTTGAAGGTATTTACAGTGCTAAGTCTGCTTTAATGGCTGCAAAAAAATATAATGTAGAAATCCCAATTATTGAACAAGTTAATGCTGTTTTATTTGAAAATAAAAATGCAGCAGAAGCTGTTAATGAACTTATGATAAGAGATAAAAAATTAGAAATACAATCTTGGTAG
- the cobS gene encoding adenosylcobinamide-GDP ribazoletransferase — protein sequence MKGFLLLLSFMTRIPMPKTDYDEEKLGKSMKYFPVVGIIVGFILLFFCIIFNFILKNISYSAVLPLMIIVVILTDLITTGALHLDGLADTFDGIFSYRSKHKMLEIMKDSRLGSNGALALILYFLLKFILLFSLTIESREAAVYAIITYPVVSRFCSVVSCASSPYARGSGMGKTFVDNIKTCGLIVATVITLLYTIGMLFMPFILFTNYSLPMQFMIRSVLIIVIIVGLLALFAFAFSKLIERKIGGITGDTLGALLEISSLVYIFLFLVIPTFFIG from the coding sequence ATGAAAGGGTTTTTATTACTTTTATCTTTTATGACAAGAATACCAATGCCAAAAACAGATTATGATGAGGAGAAACTTGGAAAATCTATGAAATATTTTCCAGTTGTAGGGATAATAGTAGGCTTTATATTACTATTCTTTTGTATAATTTTTAATTTTATTTTAAAAAATATAAGTTATTCTGCTGTTTTACCTTTAATGATTATTGTTGTAATTTTAACTGATTTAATAACAACAGGTGCATTACACCTTGATGGTTTAGCAGATACTTTTGATGGAATTTTTAGTTATAGAAGCAAGCATAAGATGCTTGAAATAATGAAAGATTCAAGATTAGGTAGTAATGGAGCCTTAGCTTTAATCTTGTATTTTCTACTAAAATTTATTTTACTTTTTTCATTGACAATAGAAAGTCGTGAAGCTGCTGTATATGCTATCATAACTTATCCAGTTGTTTCAAGATTTTGTAGTGTGGTAAGTTGTGCTTCTTCTCCTTATGCAAGAGGAAGTGGAATGGGAAAAACTTTTGTAGATAATATAAAAACTTGTGGGCTTATAGTTGCAACTGTAATAACACTTCTATATACAATTGGAATGTTATTTATGCCTTTTATACTTTTTACTAATTACTCATTACCTATGCAATTTATGATAAGAAGTGTTTTAATAATTGTTATTATTGTTGGGTTATTAGCTCTTTTTGCTTTTGCTTTTTCAAAATTGATAGAAAGAAAAATTGGAGGTATAACTGGAGATACTTTGGGTGCTTTACTTGAAATATCTAGTCTTGTATACATATTTTTATTTTTAGTTATTCCTACATTTTTTATAGGTTAA